ACACTGGGTGAGTAAACGCCTTCAACCACAATCTGATCTCGATTCTATTATGGATAGTACTCGGCGGTTTTTCGCAAATAAGGAAGAAGTTAAATAATCATAGTTCAACAAGTTTGCATTGTAGTTCCTGTATATACACTTTCGTTGTTAAGAGCCTCTAACAACGTCTTGGTGAACCAACCGTAATTGTTAAACGTATCTCTTTTAATATCTATTACTCTCTGATTGCTTATGGGACAAACTTTAACTTTGGTAGTGAGAATGGGTAAAAGTGTCACTGCACATCTTCTCCAGGCATGGTTTTGCTCAGACACGATTACAGTGGGGTCATTATTTTGATTGAAATCAAAACTTTCAGTTATGAAATCACTTTGCATTTCTAGGGCTCCGACTTCAACAGGGCTCTCAGTCCCCAAAACATTTGCCAATGACTGTACACATGCCTTATCCAGTGGATTTTCAAGGTCAAGTTTTCTAGTGATGGCAAATTCAAAGATAGCCCTGCGGAACAAATCTATCGAGGGCTTATCCTCaatgaagttgaaaaatcgCAGTTTATTCAACTGGTTATCATTCATAAAGACACTAAGATATGTCTTGAAATCCATATGCAAGTCATAAACTTGTTTATTCAAAATACTATCACTTGTATCATTGGTGACAACCGGTAAAGTACATCTGTAGATCTGATAGGTCTGATACCATGCTAACCCAATAGCCTTTTTAGAGATCTGCCACGATTCAAACAATGGTATGAAAGTGATATTGAATTGGCGTTCAGAGACAATTCTATAGCGCGTAGATATTCTTTCCATGCTGTATGCAATGGCGACAGAGTATCCATCCGGCGATAATTCGACACCATGGATTAACATGGTTGCTTCATATTTACCGAATTCGTTGGAAATCGTACTCCATTTCTTGAATTTGCGCTCCAAATGAGGTGACACCCTATGATCAGGAACAATCGTCAactcatcatcaaatttcaCTTTACAGCTCGTTCTATCAGATATCAATATCACACAATTGGGTTCCTGCAGTAGCGGTATTATataaaattcatcaccagGTCCCAATTTCAAACTACAAGACTTTTGAGTTACCGGTTCCAAACAATAGAAATGACCTGCCGCTGTGATCAAAACACAAACTCCAACAATTTTGACATCCACAATCTTAAATCTGCAAGGGGATTTGACCTGTGTTACCTCGTAACCTTTTGCAACATCTACAGCATATGCAGAATTGTCATCTAGGGCTGCGACAATGGCATCTTGTTCCCAACATATATGTGTGACCCAATTCTCGCCCTCATTTAACTGTACGCATTGAGTTACACAGTAAGAGagttcttcatcatttgtCCTCTCCAATTTGAATACGACCAATTCACTAGCTTCGTTACCCACCACTATATAATTACCATCAGGGCTCCATTGTAAACTGTGGTAAGATCGACGCTCTACACTTTTGTCACCCTCATCCAAACTGGCAAGCAATCTTTGGTCCTTAAAGATGAGTACATTCAAATTGTTGGTCAATATCGCTAGTAAACTATCCACAGGTGATGGTTTGCATAGCTTTGCATGAGACACGGGTTGTGAATTGAGTAGAGAGTTCATAGTAGCATggtcaaattcaaatttattaGAATACTCAAGTGCATGATCCTTCACATGAAATAGATTTTTGGAAGTGTTTTCAACATCCTTACGGAATATAGGTTGTCCAATGCATATCTCTGGATAGGTCGTCATGTAAAGACTACCGTCGCGACCCCAGTGTAAATTGTGATGCCAGTCCTGAAATTCTCTTCTGTTGATCACTAAATCCCTTAGTAGCTTCATAATCAACAATATCCATTCAATTGAGTCTAATCTTGTTAAACGTTCCGCGTGATGAGCTATAAGTTCTGTTTAGGTTTCTTGTTTTAAAGGTCGAGGAAAGTCTAACATCAAGATCCCCTTAACTATAATCAGGGGAAGAAGAACTTTACTCAAAGTGCTCAAGCTGATGTGGTTCATAGCTATATTAGCTTATATCCCAATCTTCATACAATTGAGTTTTGTTGGAGCTACTGGCGTTTCTACTGCTCAATGTGCAATCTATGGGAATTGCGGTAAGAAATCCTTATTTGGAACAGAATTGCCATGTCCTGTTCAGCAGGATTTCCAACCCGAACCAGCAtcagatgaattgaaagaattggtcGTAAGCGTGTGTGGAGAAGAATGGCAAGATATTGATACTCTTTGTTGCACTAAAGATCAAGTGGTAAATTTAAGgaataatttgaaaaaagctCAAAACATAATAGCATCATGCCCAGCATGTACTAAAAACTTCAACAACTTATTCTGTCACTTTACATGCTCCCCTGAACAGAGGAATTTTATCAATGTCACTAAAACCCAAGAGTCTATGGATCACAAAGAGGTTGTATCTGAATTAGActtctttgtaaattcaACATGGGCTTCAGCGTTTTATGATTCCTGTAAAgaggtgaaattttctGCTACCAATGGGTATGCTATGGACTTAATTGGTGGTGGAGCTAATGACTACCAACATTTTTTGAAGTTTCTTGGTGATGAAAAGCCACTAATCGGCGGTTCTCCGTTTCAAATCAATTACCTCTACAATTCAAATTATCCATTCAGAGAATTCAATGACGCTGTATATGCCTGTGACGACCCGCAGTACAAATGTGCTTGTGCAGATTGTGATTCTTCATGCCCCCGTTTAGATCCTTTAAAAAAAGGTACCTGTAAAGTCGGCAAGTTGAACtgtttttccttctcaGTTTTGATGGTTTATGCAGCATTATTTGCTGCTATTGGAATATTCCATATctatcttttcaaattcaaggGAAGAAAGTCGCCTATAATCGATGAAGATCATTCGGCAATCAATTCTAGAATGACGTCTAGAGATCGGCTCTTCGAGATGTATGATACTAAGTCCTATAATATCAACAGTAAGATCTCTTCTGCACTGGGCGGAGTGTCACGCTACGCTGTCAATAATCCCTATTTTATATTGGCGCTTACCGCTGGGATTGTGGCCGTTCTGGGATTGTCATTATACGAGTTTGGTGAGCTAGAGACTGATCCAATAAACTTATGGGTTAACAAGAATGATCCCAAATATcaggaaaaattgtattttgatgaaaaatttggtgaattcTACAGAGTGGAACAGGTCTTTGTTGTCAATGAAACTGGATCTGTCCTTTCTTATGATACAATGAAATGGTGGTTTGACGTGGAAAAGCATATAACAGAATCTATCAAATCTGTTGATGGTGTCAGTTATCAGGATCTATGCTTTAGGCCTACAGATGAATCTACATGTGTGGTGGAATCTTTCACCCAGTATTTTCAAGGCGAACTACCTCCTGAGATCGGTTGGAAAGATCAACTAAAAGCATGTACTGACTCGCCAGTGAACTGTCTTCCAACTTTTCAGCAGCCCTTACCAGAAAATCTTCTATTCAGCGAAGATAACGTCTTTGCATCTCATGCATTTGTAGTGACATTGCTAGTGGATGACCACTCTAATGCCGCTGTTCTGtgggaagaagaattggaaaggtatcttttgaatttagaTATTCCAGAAGGATTGAGGATAAGTTTCAACACGGACATGTCTCTTGAAAAAGAGctcaatggtaataatgatgTTTGGATTGTCTGTGCATCATACTTCGTCATGTTTCTATATGCCTCATGGGCATTGCGGAAAAATGGTGTGGAGAGTAGATGGCTCTTGGGGTTTGCAGGTATTACAGTAGTTGCATTTTCCGTAGTTTGTGCTGCAGGTCTTCTGAGCTTATTGGGGCTAAAATCTACTTTGATTATCGCAGAAGTGATTccatttttgattttggcCATAGGGATTGACAATATCTTCTTAATAACCCATGAATATGACAGAATTGCAGATGAATGTCCAGCGATGGCCACTGGTGATAGGATAGTGAAAGCTGTTCAGCGAATTGCTCCATCGATTCTAGCATCTCTTGTCTGTCAAGCTGGATGTTTCCTTATTGCAGCATTTGTCTCAATGCCTGCTGTTCACAATTTTGCGCTTTATTCTGCTTTAGCAGTTTTCTTCAACGTGGTTCTGCAATTAACCGCCTATGTGGCAGTTTTAGCTCTTTATGAAAGGGAATTTTCGGTCCGATTACCAGTGGGAGTTGAAAAGGAGAGCACGATATTTGGTcccaaatatttcaattttgtctctaaaaagatgaaagttTTGGGTTTATTTGTTTCTTATGCCCTTATATCTTTAATATTCGTCCCTGGGATTGAATTTGGATTAGACCAAACTTTGGCAGTCCCTCAAAACTCCTACCTGGTTGATTATTTCAAGGACGtttatcaatatttgaatGTGGGTCCACCAGTATTTTTTGTAGTCAAGGATTTAGATCTAACCAGGAGAGAAAACCAACAAAAATTATGCGGCAAGTTTACTACCTGTGACGCTATATCTCTGAACAATGTCTTAGAGCAAGAGAGAAAACGTTCAACAGTTACCGAACCTGTTGCAAATTGGcttgatgattttttaaTGTTTTTGAATCCACAATTAGATCAATGTTGTCGCTTTAAGAAAGGGTCTCATGATGTCTGTCCCCCAACTTTTCCAACTAGACGTTGTGAAACCTGTTATGAAGAAGGCCAATGGAATTATGATATGTCCGGATTGCCTGAAGGACagaaatttcttgatttcATGGATATTTGGATTAATTCTCCTAGCGACCCATGCCCTTTGGGTGGTAAGGCACCATATTCTCGTGCAATTGCGTATAACGGAACCTCTATTGAAGCTTCCACTTTCAGATCATCTCACAAGCCACTTACCTCACAGAATGATTTCATCCAAGCCTATGACGACGCTATCAGAATAAGTCAGtcctttgaagatttggatgTCTTTGCATATTCTCCATTCtacattttctttgtacAATACAAATCACTGTTGTCATCTACGTTGAAATTGATAGGAGGTGCTCTTGGTCTAATCTTCGTGGTTTCTGCAGCTTTATTGGGTTCGATCCAAACCGCAGTCATATTAACGATTACAGTTTTAATGGTATTGGTAGATATTGCAGCTTTCATGGCATGGTTCCAGATCCCTCTAAATGCCGTTAGTTTGGTGAATTTCATTATTTGCGTGGGACTGGCAGTAGAATTCTGTATTCATATCGCCAGGGCTTTCACCATTGTTCCTTATGGTACAAAGAAAGACAGAGATTCAAGGATTAAATACGCCATGACTACAGTAGGTGACTCGGTCTTTAAAGGTATTACGATGACAAAGTTCATAGGAGTATGTGTGTTAGCGTTTGCTAAGTCCAAGATCTTTCAGGTGTTCTACTTCCGTATGTGGTTCTCATTGATCATACTAGCCTCAGTACACGCTCTAGTCTTTTTGCCAATTTTATTATCGCTGGCCGGTGGTAAGAGCTATGTGGATGAATCAATGGATGTAGAACCAAGAGATGGCAATTCAGAGAATAATTAAGTtatctttaatttttttagtTTTTCTAATGACAATTTATAATTACTGACATTTTCTTCACCGCTGGATTTTGATGCCCTCGGAGGCCTATGAAAAAATGTCTTGAAAGCACAGTAGAAGGATGCAGTTCAATGATTGAAGAAATCCGCTTTAGATGCCATGAATTATTGAATATAAGGACTAATCTTGATGAATGTCCTGCAAAGGCTAAGTGATATTTTAGCCAAAGATGGTGTCAAGACGAGCGTTCTCCTTCGAGAGGATGTTTTACCGAGTATGTTCGA
The genomic region above belongs to Zygosaccharomyces rouxii strain CBS732 chromosome F complete sequence and contains:
- the NCR1 gene encoding sphingolipid transporter (similar to uniprot|Q12200 Saccharomyces cerevisiae YPL006W NCR1 Vacuolar membrane protein that transits through the biosynthetic vacuolar protein sorting pathway involved in sphingolipid metabolism glycoprotein homologous to human Niemann Pick C1 (NPC) protein), translated to MWFIAILAYIPIFIQLSFVGATGVSTAQCAIYGNCGKKSLFGTELPCPVQQDFQPEPASDELKELVVSVCGEEWQDIDTLCCTKDQVVNLRNNLKKAQNIIASCPACTKNFNNLFCHFTCSPEQRNFINVTKTQESMDHKEVVSELDFFVNSTWASAFYDSCKEVKFSATNGYAMDLIGGGANDYQHFLKFLGDEKPLIGGSPFQINYLYNSNYPFREFNDAVYACDDPQYKCACADCDSSCPRLDPLKKGTCKVGKLNCFSFSVLMVYAALFAAIGIFHIYLFKFKGRKSPIIDEDHSAINSRMTSRDRLFEMYDTKSYNINSKISSALGGVSRYAVNNPYFILALTAGIVAVLGLSLYEFGELETDPINLWVNKNDPKYQEKLYFDEKFGEFYRVEQVFVVNETGSVLSYDTMKWWFDVEKHITESIKSVDGVSYQDLCFRPTDESTCVVESFTQYFQGELPPEIGWKDQLKACTDSPVNCLPTFQQPLPENLLFSEDNVFASHAFVVTLLVDDHSNAAVLWEEELERYLLNLDIPEGLRISFNTDMSLEKELNGNNDVWIVCASYFVMFLYASWALRKNGVESRWLLGFAGITVVAFSVVCAAGLLSLLGLKSTLIIAEVIPFLILAIGIDNIFLITHEYDRIADECPAMATGDRIVKAVQRIAPSILASLVCQAGCFLIAAFVSMPAVHNFALYSALAVFFNVVLQLTAYVAVLALYEREFSVRLPVGVEKESTIFGPKYFNFVSKKMKVLGLFVSYALISLIFVPGIEFGLDQTLAVPQNSYLVDYFKDVYQYLNVGPPVFFVVKDLDLTRRENQQKLCGKFTTCDAISLNNVLEQERKRSTVTEPVANWLDDFLMFLNPQLDQCCRFKKGSHDVCPPTFPTRRCETCYEEGQWNYDMSGLPEGQKFLDFMDIWINSPSDPCPLGGKAPYSRAIAYNGTSIEASTFRSSHKPLTSQNDFIQAYDDAIRISQSFEDLDVFAYSPFYIFFVQYKSLLSSTLKLIGGALGLIFVVSAALLGSIQTAVILTITVLMVLVDIAAFMAWFQIPLNAVSLVNFIICVGLAVEFCIHIARAFTIVPYGTKKDRDSRIKYAMTTVGDSVFKGITMTKFIGVCVLAFAKSKIFQVFYFRMWFSLIILASVHALVFLPILLSLAGGKSYVDESMDVEPRDGNSENN
- the TFC8 gene encoding transcription factor TFIIIC subunit TFC8 (similar to uniprot|Q12308 Saccharomyces cerevisiae YPL007C TFC8 One of six subunits of RNA polymerase III transcription initiation factor complex (TFIIIC) part of TFIIIC TauB domain that binds BoxB promoter sites of tRNA and other genes linker between TauB and TauA domains human homolog is TFIIIC-90); this translates as MKLLRDLVINRREFQDWHHNLHWGRDGSLYMTTYPEICIGQPIFRKDVENTSKNLFHVKDHALEYSNKFEFDHATMNSLLNSQPVSHAKLCKPSPVDSLLAILTNNLNVLIFKDQRLLASLDEGDKSVERRSYHSLQWSPDGNYIVVGNEASELVVFKLERTNDEELSYCVTQCVQLNEGENWVTHICWEQDAIVAALDDNSAYAVDVAKGYEVTQVKSPCRFKIVDVKIVGVCVLITAAGHFYCLEPVTQKSCSLKLGPGDEFYIIPLLQEPNCVILISDRTSCKVKFDDELTIVPDHRVSPHLERKFKKWSTISNEFGKYEATMLIHGVELSPDGYSVAIAYSMERISTRYRIVSERQFNITFIPLFESWQISKKAIGLAWYQTYQIYRCTLPVVTNDTSDSILNKQVYDLHMDFKTYLSVFMNDNQLNKLRFFNFIEDKPSIDLFRRAIFEFAITRKLDLENPLDKACVQSLANVLGTESPVEVGALEMQSDFITESFDFNQNNDPTVIVSEQNHAWRRCAVTLLPILTTKVKVCPISNQRVIDIKRDTFNNYGWFTKTLLEALNNESVYTGTTMQTC